One Psychrosphaera aestuarii DNA window includes the following coding sequences:
- a CDS encoding DUF6999 family protein produces the protein MSKSKHSPYLQAISKDSSLPLEQAAVTLWLKDLDNPFRWTIRPLLQFLFAILLHIVWLLKRLPLPQFSAHSFLQKTICWFCTHFVSPEANLLILRHFATESNILNFMAENSNQQARLELYPKSINDMLKDSFVKHDQELFDCFIHLENNCQPLMPEQLKWQEWRTINMDQFDVTKRKTQVFDFETSHALFMCLFCLLLTKEEYRDAINGFNLDQSIAIRIGNIIGEPEIVEYAYNKYPQYLVGPWNLGQRFLMHGFFTEYLYARLETIRTET, from the coding sequence ATGTCTAAGTCAAAACACAGCCCGTATTTACAAGCGATCAGTAAAGACTCTTCCCTGCCGCTAGAGCAAGCAGCAGTTACCTTATGGCTAAAAGATTTGGATAATCCATTTCGCTGGACAATTCGACCTTTGTTGCAGTTTTTATTTGCCATTCTGCTACACATTGTGTGGCTTTTAAAACGTTTGCCTTTGCCTCAATTCAGTGCCCATAGCTTTCTGCAGAAAACCATTTGCTGGTTTTGTACACATTTTGTTTCTCCAGAGGCCAATTTGTTGATCCTTAGACATTTTGCTACTGAGTCAAACATTCTTAATTTTATGGCCGAGAACTCTAACCAACAGGCTAGACTCGAGTTATATCCTAAGTCTATCAATGACATGCTAAAAGACTCGTTTGTAAAACACGACCAAGAATTGTTTGATTGTTTTATTCATCTAGAAAACAACTGTCAGCCTTTAATGCCGGAACAACTTAAATGGCAAGAATGGCGTACTATCAATATGGACCAATTCGACGTTACAAAGCGCAAAACGCAAGTGTTCGATTTTGAAACGTCTCATGCCCTTTTTATGTGTTTGTTTTGTTTATTGCTAACGAAAGAAGAATACCGGGATGCTATCAATGGTTTTAACTTAGACCAATCCATTGCAATTAGAATTGGCAATATTATTGGCGAGCCAGAAATCGTTGAATACGCTTATAATAAATACCCTCAGTACCTTGTTGGTCCATGGAACTTAGGCCAACGATTTTTGATGCACGGATTTTTTACCGAGTATCTGTATGCCAGGTTAGAAACTATTAGAACGGAAACCTAA
- a CDS encoding beta-ketoacyl-ACP synthase III codes for MEVYITSTGNHLPGPAINNDQIEKVLGLINGKPSRLKHKILQSNGIKTRHYAINEQHQTTISNSAMASLAGNECIENSSVAKNTIQMLSCATSQGDLVLPGFGSMVQAELDLSGVELHSSHGICSSSMMALKAAFTSIKAGCNNNALVIASELSSRLFKHTRYEALEQQEVDFNAEFLRWMLSDGAGALMLEDTPATSGTSLRIDWVKSYSHADVYPTCMSVGTPKQAGGKTWQDYPTYGDAEKDGALLLRQDVRLLDNIINVGVQGYLKVLDEQQLSANSIDHVLCHYSSKYFKSKIFELLNMANCMIPEDRWYTNLYERGNTGCASIFIMLDEFLKTQTYKAGDTIFCMVPESGRFNCAYMHLTVVEK; via the coding sequence TTGGAAGTATATATCACTAGCACAGGTAATCATTTACCCGGACCGGCTATCAACAATGACCAAATCGAAAAGGTCTTGGGGTTGATTAACGGAAAGCCAAGTCGACTAAAGCACAAGATCTTGCAGTCCAACGGCATTAAGACTCGTCATTACGCCATCAACGAACAGCACCAGACCACTATCTCAAATTCAGCCATGGCATCATTAGCAGGCAATGAATGTATCGAAAATAGCTCAGTAGCTAAAAATACCATTCAAATGCTTAGTTGTGCCACGAGCCAAGGTGACTTAGTTTTGCCCGGATTTGGCAGCATGGTACAGGCAGAACTCGACCTTTCTGGTGTCGAGCTACACTCCAGTCACGGAATCTGCTCAAGTAGCATGATGGCACTTAAAGCCGCATTTACTAGTATCAAAGCTGGCTGTAATAACAATGCCTTAGTTATAGCCAGTGAACTGTCTTCTAGATTGTTTAAACACACCCGCTATGAAGCATTAGAACAGCAAGAAGTCGACTTTAACGCCGAATTTTTGCGCTGGATGTTATCCGATGGTGCAGGCGCCTTGATGCTAGAGGACACACCGGCTACAAGCGGTACTAGCTTAAGAATTGACTGGGTCAAAAGTTACTCACATGCCGATGTCTATCCGACCTGTATGAGCGTAGGGACACCAAAACAGGCAGGAGGTAAAACATGGCAAGACTACCCAACCTATGGTGACGCTGAAAAAGACGGCGCTTTATTGTTAAGGCAAGATGTTCGGCTACTCGACAATATCATCAACGTTGGTGTGCAAGGTTATCTTAAAGTTTTAGATGAGCAACAGCTTTCGGCAAACTCTATCGATCACGTTTTGTGTCATTATTCTTCTAAGTATTTCAAATCTAAAATTTTTGAATTGCTTAACATGGCTAATTGCATGATCCCTGAAGACAGGTGGTACACGAATTTATATGAACGCGGTAATACCGGTTGTGCATCAATTTTTATCATGTTGGATGAATTTTTAAAAACGCAAACTTATAAAGCCGGTGACACTATCTTTTGCATGGTGCCAGAAAGCGGTCGTTTTAACTGTGCTTACATGCATTTAACAGTTGTTGAAAAGTAG
- a CDS encoding iron-containing redox enzyme family protein: MEQHVLTPNGQTCLQKLLKVWFEFDLALSKVGIIKRLEQGKLSQADYQKLLLNLRQQVIEGSRWITRCASSFDRDHSDIRSSVIHHAKDEHKDYLMLERDYVSAGGHLEDIQTAEKNIGSEALHGFLMYRASQPNPTDLIGAMWIVEGLGNKMAAKWASLVDEQFGVEPSMTTFMKYHGENDEHHLEELYQLIDRVATNEHVIAKIEKTAKVVARLYSLQLEEVDNV, encoded by the coding sequence ATGGAACAACACGTATTAACCCCCAACGGCCAAACTTGTTTGCAAAAATTACTCAAAGTTTGGTTTGAATTTGATTTGGCCTTATCAAAAGTGGGGATCATTAAACGACTAGAGCAAGGTAAATTGAGCCAAGCTGATTATCAAAAGCTGTTGTTAAACCTGCGTCAGCAGGTTATAGAAGGCTCGAGATGGATCACACGTTGTGCGTCTAGTTTTGACCGTGATCACAGCGATATTCGTTCATCTGTGATTCACCACGCCAAAGACGAACACAAAGACTATTTGATGCTAGAAAGAGACTACGTCAGCGCTGGCGGTCACTTAGAAGACATCCAGACAGCAGAAAAAAACATTGGCTCAGAAGCCTTGCATGGATTCTTGATGTACCGTGCGTCTCAGCCTAATCCGACTGACTTAATTGGTGCAATGTGGATAGTCGAAGGGCTTGGCAATAAGATGGCTGCCAAGTGGGCTAGTCTCGTTGACGAACAATTTGGCGTAGAACCTAGTATGACTACGTTTATGAAATACCATGGTGAAAACGACGAGCATCACCTTGAAGAGCTATATCAACTAATCGATCGTGTCGCGACGAACGAACATGTCATTGCCAAAATAGAAAAAACCGCCAAGGTGGTAGCTCGTTTATACTCTTTACAACTGGAGGAAGTGGACAATGTCTAA